A stretch of DNA from Telopea speciosissima isolate NSW1024214 ecotype Mountain lineage chromosome 5, Tspe_v1, whole genome shotgun sequence:
AGTAACTTCAAACTTCCAGCTTCGAGAAGCAACCCATTTCTCAAGGATGATAAGATTACCTGCAACGAACCATGGCCCTTCGCCAAGTATATTTTGCATGTCCATCGCATGTTGGAAGTGAAACATATAAGTATCCTTGTAGAGTGATGAGACTGAGAACTTCGTGTTCCATGTTGCTATAAGTGCCTCAGTAACTGCTTGCTTGCAGTATGGTTTCCCTAGCAAGATTGAACCAACAAGAGTTAAATCCCAAGACTGTGCAAGCCTATCCTCCGTTACTTCATCAACCTCAAATATGTCATCATCAGATTCTATGTCTGAGGATGGTGGCATTGTAGGCGGTGGAATGTTGGAATGAGCAGCATCGGAAGAAGGGTGTTCAGGTGGTAGTAATAATGGTGGTGGCTCCATAGGGAGGATGCAGCAGAATCACAAGAGTAGaaggaaagaggaaggagatggAGAGAAAAGGATAAGGAACACTCCACTGGTGGAGGAGAGAAAACGCCTATGGCAAGAAAAAAgctttggttaaaaaaaaaagggcggcGCCTATCAAATTGTATCTTCGGCTTTGGCATGGatggattgattgattgatagaTAAGTTCCACCTCATGATCCTCTCTCATTTCATTTATAATTGTCGTTAGctaagatttcttttttttttttttgttttaaaatgtgtGGTGGACAAGGAGGTACGTTAACTTATTATTATTGTGGCAGCCTGGCAGAACGTATGCTAACTAATTTTCATGTTTCGTAATTATAGCCGTCGATTCAATATAACATTAATCTTGACTGTCGATTGAATTTTGATTATATCACCGGTTCCCGGCTATTACGGTGAGagataatattttttattgttcAGTCCAGTCGGCTTCTCCCGAATTCCAATACGGTAGAAACATTGGGAATTTGGTACCCGCATTCAAAGCCAATGTCAAACGGTAACAAACGGATTTGAATATTATGAAGTGGAAGATAATTGCAGTTTGGTATTCCTAGGtgagttttttagttttttttagggaaaattacatgattagctattttttgtctatttttgtaaatcttaacttgtttttgtttatttttgttaactaAAATATAGGtagacagttttgtaaatgaaaacacAAAGTAGTTAATCataaatcatgtaattttttcttttttttttttttaaattttgagaCGAGTTTtttagtatttattttttaaaaagcaaTTTTCTATCCAGAAGTGAGTATGGCCTAAGTCAACACTCCTTTGTGTGAGAGACAAGTTCACGTTCATAGCCgtttagatggaatccaccttgtgggacccacatgggaGCGAATGTGAGCCATTCTGGTATGTTCACATGTGAATGTGAGTCAAgacccccatgtgtctatatctctcatTTTCAAAACAAGAGGatagatgtgtcttttcataggaggcagttcttttttcttttttttttttcccattaatcCTTTGGTTTTATGTTAGTACTACACTACTACCTCAAGAGGGTTTCATAGGCaaggttttagtgcatggtatcggatcATGTATCAGTCACTTGCAAAATCACTATGATACCGATACGGCATAGATCGATTGTGATAAAATTGCCttgattttatttaaaaaaggtattttttgactgttttaccGTTGATCATACCGTGTCACCAATACATTGGCACAGTATCAGGATCGGCCATTACCCAAACTGTTATGAATCGCCCGATACAAACAATACGAATCCGATTCCTCAAACCTTAGTCACAGGTTTTGCAGAAGGTAGACGAGGGAAGAAGGCATTTTGGGAACGGCCAGTCTCGGTGAATTAAGATAAAAAATGTTGAACGGTTGAGATTTGCTGTGCTTAAATGGACGGTTAAAGTCGAATATCGTCCTGCACTGTTATTTTAAGAGGACTTTCACTAAGAACGCAAGGACAGTACCCATCGCTGGCTGATTCTAACAGAAAAGAGTGGGAAGAAGACACAGAATTAAGCATGCATTAACTTCGGTGACTGGTATATCTACCTGAAAGCGATAGCGCAGCTCGGATTCCCTCCAACTTCAGATTTGGGATCCGATATCCTCTCTAAATCTACCATTTTAAAGGTAGTTTCTGTTCTGATTACAGAGTTTAAACTGTAAATTAAGCGATAATTTCTGATTTTGCGCAGAAAAATGATTTCTTCTGTTTGATTTCGAGACTACGAGTAAAATTAGTGGTGGAGACAtctgcattttatttatttcaactTTTTCTTTGGACTTTCAGCTTTGTTTCGAGTTGATTTTTAATCGGAAACATCCGCATTGGTGTTCACTGGATTTGTAGTTGTTTGATAAGTAATGTGGAAACTCAAAATCGCTGAAGGAGGGAGTCCATGGCTTCGGACGGTAAACAATCACGTTGGGAGGCAATTTTGGGAGTTCGATCCCAAGCTTGGAACGCCGGAAGAGCTTATGGAGGTGGAGAAAGTTCGTGACCATTTCAGGGAGCATAGGTTCGAGAAGAAACACAGTTCAGATCTGCTTATGCGACTTCAGGTAACCTtggatatttgaaaaaaaaaaagaaaagaaaagaaaaaaaatggtgtGAATTTCATGACGTGAAGATTATTTTTTGTAATGGTGGATTCCTAATGGACCACTTTTCTCCCTTCCATCAGTTCTACTTCCATTGGGTTCAACTTTGTTTTCAAGTTCTTTAAAAACATTGTTAGAGTGTTTCTCAGCAAATGACAGGTTAGAATCAAGTTTGAATTACaggtagatatttttcaaagatTTGAACAAAATCTCGTTCGGTTTCTCCATTGGGTTAATATTTTCTGGGAAGTTTGATATTCTGTTACTTGCTGTTTATGAAATGTAGACTCGATTTCTGTTATCCTGTTCCTATTATCAGTGTTATTTCTATATCCTAGTCCTAGTAGGACTTGAATACTCTTTGTCTAGTTGGGTTAAGATACCTGGTTCTGCAATAAACACAAGAAAATTTCTGCGAAATGATTTATCCAGGTGTCAGCAACCCTTTGATGGATGCATGAATAAATGGCTAACAGTTGTAACCATTCTCATAACTTGTAGACATGTACTGTTTCTAATCCTTGAGCTATTGGTATTTTATGAGAAATCTTAACGACAAATGACAAATATCTGTTTATGCCTTTCAGTTCATATAACATATAGATGGTTAAAATTATGCACCctctaattttcttcttttccacaATATAGTTTGCAAAGGAGAACCCTTGCAAGATAGACTTACCCCAGGTCAAAATAAAAGATACAGCTGATGTTACAGAGGAGGCAGTTACAGCCACATTAAAAAGGGCTATCAGTTACCATTCAACTATCCAGGCACATGACGGGCATTGGTCAGGAGATTATGGTGGTCCTATGTTTCTAGTTCCTGGCTTGGTAAGTGCTCACCTGTAAATATcacaattttctttctttccaaccCCCTGGACATATCAATATACCTATATCAGTGGTATATGCTTATACATACTGTTAGCCAAGCTTGGCTGAATGGGCACTTGATTTGAGCCTATAGAGGTCTACTTTGAATAGATAGGGGATCCTTTGGATTCACCAGATGTCAACATTTGTGGCACAACTCACTTGTCTGGCTATATCCCATGTATTGGGCTTGAATTATATTGACTTGTTTACCATTTTCCAAGGCTTATTTTGCCACATggtgaacttaattttttttgtctaaACTTCT
This window harbors:
- the LOC122662900 gene encoding uncharacterized protein LOC122662900, producing the protein MEPPPLLLPPEHPSSDAAHSNIPPPTMPPSSDIESDDDIFEVDEVTEDRLAQSWDLTLVGSILLGKPYCKQAVTEALIATWNTKFSVSSLYKDTYMFHFQHAMDMQNILGEGPWFVAGNLIILEKWVASRSWKFEVTDFWIQFHALPEEFMDLEIAAKLAKKVGTPWKVMLINGFRGGQQLCYLRARITLKILKPLKSSIMLKRRDGTQSIIEVRYERLPLTCF